From the Synechococcus sp. HK01-R genome, one window contains:
- a CDS encoding aspartate carbamoyltransferase: MSSCPVIERDHRCDPLRFERLGPDVYGSSHPQSLLNAVQENGDALLDLADQHVISIRPFRADSLLQLFRLAAKFESNPNRYIAHNHPLRGKVLINAFYEPSTRTRLSFDSAWHRLGGDSINITDRGSTGIAKGESLLDVAHMFNNYGDCVVLRDNQADAVYQMVEGLRIPIINAGNGIDEHPTQAMADLYTILKWRPELANPSLPEAERIRIGVIGIPSRMRTVRSLLRILAKFPYMVSELVIFHDPATNASGDLFDPGQLEELREAGLTVRWTSSLRSELPELDVLYINAIAWVGDSYETHGDSFRITHDLPFKPNAIVLHPLARGAELSTCMDATPHNWYFSQARGAVFLRMALLTCMVERIDRVMDVI, from the coding sequence ATGTCCAGTTGTCCTGTGATTGAGCGCGACCACCGCTGCGATCCCCTGCGTTTTGAGCGTCTTGGCCCGGATGTGTACGGATCCAGTCATCCCCAGTCGCTGCTGAATGCGGTGCAGGAGAACGGTGATGCCCTATTAGATCTCGCCGATCAGCATGTGATCTCGATCCGGCCTTTTCGCGCCGATTCTCTGCTGCAGCTGTTTCGTTTGGCGGCCAAGTTTGAGAGCAATCCCAACCGCTACATCGCCCACAACCATCCCCTGCGCGGCAAGGTGTTGATCAACGCCTTTTATGAACCGAGCACCCGCACCCGCCTCTCCTTCGATAGCGCCTGGCACCGGCTCGGCGGCGATTCGATCAACATCACCGATCGCGGCTCCACCGGGATCGCCAAGGGGGAATCGCTTCTGGATGTCGCCCACATGTTCAACAACTACGGCGATTGTGTGGTGTTGCGCGACAACCAGGCGGATGCCGTGTATCAGATGGTGGAGGGATTGCGGATCCCGATCATCAACGCGGGCAACGGCATCGATGAACATCCCACCCAGGCCATGGCCGATCTCTACACGATCCTCAAATGGCGGCCTGAGCTGGCCAATCCCTCTCTGCCTGAGGCGGAACGCATCCGTATCGGTGTGATCGGAATCCCCAGCCGGATGCGCACGGTGCGCTCATTGCTGCGCATTCTGGCCAAATTCCCCTACATGGTGTCGGAGCTGGTGATCTTTCATGATCCCGCCACCAATGCCAGTGGGGATCTGTTTGATCCAGGCCAGTTGGAGGAGTTGCGGGAGGCGGGGCTGACGGTGCGCTGGACCTCCAGCCTGCGGAGCGAATTGCCCGAACTGGATGTGCTCTACATCAATGCGATCGCCTGGGTGGGCGACAGCTACGAGACCCACGGTGATTCCTTTCGAATTACCCATGATCTGCCGTTCAAGCCCAACGCCATCGTGTTGCATCCGCTCGCCCGTGGCGCGGAGTTGAGCACCTGCATGGACGCCACGCCCCACAACTGGTATTTCTCGCAGGCTCGCGGTGCGGTGTTTTTGCGCATGGCGTTGCTCACCTGCATGGTGGAGCGCATCGACCGCGTCATGGATGTGATCTGA
- a CDS encoding urea transporter, which translates to MAQPFLAPGIAWALVVIFSVLWIALGVSWGRKGKGDADDYMLAGRNIGLALSTATLMASWVTGNTTLLAPEFGYRNGLWGMFSYALAGLGLILFAPLALRIKQLMPAGRTSGDFFRLRYGRAAWWVFMVITAIYTLGFLMTQAMGAGILLEALSGFDYRLGMVVVIGVSTIYTLYGGMRAVVGTDFIQSLLIMVLLVVVAVLAFRQFPVPEVHRALVASHPGRLNLLLPAGLLIAWNSALFSMGEVFHNNIWWSRVFASRASVVFRSFVFGGLAWMTVPVVTGSIGLVALAQAIELPQVNMVFPVLASQLLGAGGAAMVFVVVFASLTSTLDSLLASTADLVAEDVVFKLLNPQLSDAELKRATRLVVIGLGVVTLALSWPRLDSLASVLFFTGALVASTIWPVAYGLYWRSANRVAAIAAMVAGSACGLLAYTLIAPYCAALISAAVSALVMAVGTQLWPERFSWHILKEG; encoded by the coding sequence ATGGCCCAACCGTTTCTGGCGCCAGGGATCGCCTGGGCTCTGGTGGTGATCTTCTCCGTGCTCTGGATCGCCCTCGGCGTGTCCTGGGGGCGGAAGGGCAAGGGCGACGCCGACGACTACATGCTGGCGGGGCGGAACATCGGCCTGGCCTTGAGCACCGCCACCCTGATGGCCTCCTGGGTGACCGGCAACACCACCCTGCTGGCGCCAGAATTCGGCTACCGCAACGGGCTCTGGGGCATGTTCAGCTATGCCCTAGCCGGCTTGGGCCTGATCCTGTTCGCCCCGCTGGCCCTGCGCATCAAGCAGCTGATGCCCGCCGGTCGCACCAGCGGCGATTTCTTCCGGCTTCGCTACGGCCGGGCGGCCTGGTGGGTGTTCATGGTGATCACGGCGATCTACACGCTCGGCTTCCTGATGACCCAGGCGATGGGGGCGGGGATCCTGCTGGAGGCCTTATCGGGGTTCGATTACCGCCTCGGCATGGTGGTGGTAATCGGCGTGTCCACGATCTACACCCTCTATGGCGGCATGCGCGCTGTGGTGGGCACCGATTTCATTCAGTCGTTGCTAATTATGGTGCTCCTGGTGGTGGTGGCCGTGCTCGCCTTTCGCCAGTTCCCCGTGCCGGAGGTGCATCGCGCCTTGGTGGCCAGCCATCCCGGCCGCCTCAACCTGCTGCTGCCCGCCGGTCTGTTGATCGCCTGGAATTCGGCCCTCTTCTCGATGGGTGAGGTGTTTCACAACAACATCTGGTGGTCGCGGGTGTTCGCCAGCCGCGCCTCGGTGGTGTTTCGCTCGTTTGTGTTCGGTGGCCTCGCCTGGATGACCGTTCCCGTGGTGACCGGTTCGATCGGGCTGGTGGCGCTGGCCCAGGCGATTGAGCTGCCCCAGGTGAACATGGTGTTCCCCGTGCTGGCCTCCCAGCTGCTGGGCGCCGGCGGCGCGGCGATGGTGTTTGTGGTTGTGTTCGCCTCGCTCACCTCCACGCTGGATTCCCTACTCGCCTCCACGGCCGATCTGGTGGCTGAGGATGTGGTGTTCAAACTGCTCAACCCCCAGCTCAGCGATGCCGAGCTCAAACGCGCGACCCGGCTGGTAGTGATCGGCCTCGGGGTCGTCACCCTGGCGCTCTCCTGGCCGCGGCTCGATTCGCTCGCCTCGGTGCTGTTCTTCACCGGGGCTCTGGTGGCCTCCACGATCTGGCCGGTGGCCTATGGCCTCTACTGGCGCAGTGCCAATCGCGTTGCCGCCATCGCCGCCATGGTGGCGGGAAGTGCGTGCGGCCTCCTGGCTTACACCCTGATCGCGCCCTATTGCGCTGCGTTGATTTCCGCGGCGGTGTCGGCCCTGGTGATGGCGGTGGGCACCCAGCTGTGGCCGGAGCGTTTCTCCTGGCACATTCTGAAGGAGGGTTGA
- a CDS encoding metal ABC transporter ATP-binding protein produces the protein MGSNRIDADQLCVDYNGNVALFDASLHLPPGCICGLVGMNGAGKSTLFKALTGFLRPSRGRIRINGLRVSEAQREQAVAYVPQSEGVDCAFPVSVWDVVMMGRYGAMNLLRIPSQADRVAVREALSRVDLLDLRHRPIGALSGGQRKRAFLARAIAQGASVLLLDEPFNGVDVRTEKLMAELFLQFRREGRTILISTHDLSHVRDFCDLVVLINKTVLAYGETSEVFTPENLSLAFGGLPPDLLTGNSSDEPPA, from the coding sequence GTGGGTTCCAATCGCATCGACGCCGACCAGCTCTGCGTGGACTACAACGGCAACGTTGCTCTCTTTGACGCATCGCTGCATTTGCCCCCTGGCTGCATTTGCGGCCTCGTGGGCATGAATGGTGCGGGTAAATCCACCCTGTTCAAGGCGCTGACGGGTTTTCTGCGGCCGAGTCGGGGGCGGATCCGGATCAATGGCCTGAGGGTGAGCGAAGCCCAGCGGGAGCAGGCGGTGGCCTACGTGCCCCAGAGCGAGGGGGTCGACTGTGCCTTCCCCGTGTCGGTGTGGGATGTGGTGATGATGGGCCGTTATGGCGCCATGAACCTGCTGCGCATTCCCAGCCAGGCCGATCGGGTGGCGGTGCGTGAGGCCCTGAGCCGGGTTGACTTGCTCGATCTGCGCCACCGGCCGATCGGTGCCCTCTCTGGTGGTCAGCGCAAGCGTGCGTTTTTGGCCCGGGCCATCGCCCAGGGGGCCTCGGTGCTGTTACTTGATGAGCCCTTCAACGGGGTGGATGTCCGCACCGAGAAGCTGATGGCGGAGCTGTTTCTTCAGTTCCGCCGCGAGGGGCGCACCATCCTGATCTCCACCCATGACCTCAGCCATGTGCGCGACTTCTGTGATCTGGTGGTGCTGATCAACAAGACCGTGCTGGCCTATGGCGAGACCTCGGAGGTGTTCACTCCGGAGAACCTGTCCCTTGCCTTCGGCGGGCTCCCCCCGGATCTGCTGACAGGGAACAGTTCCGATGAGCCCCCCGCCTGA